One genomic window of Haliotis asinina isolate JCU_RB_2024 chromosome 4, JCU_Hal_asi_v2, whole genome shotgun sequence includes the following:
- the LOC137280716 gene encoding uncharacterized protein: MEKTGVFILILFLRVSKDRIQATSGCDTVQYTHVTTFDNQLFSRWWLWQRSSVNRNECASFCLLETTCVTFQVNSEGTVCRGYAVAFNENSASESAPGYMLYVTEKAQGFIGSTCQNNADCYVTGSVCVNSECMCDPGLSFSPQQKSCVATCTEYGPHYTTIRGYYIGGNNMATYTGVTEQQCMDHCTTHTAFVCRSADRRASDGRCDLTTKTLLTVSSSDYRIESDPTVMVQFSRDCKA, encoded by the exons ATGGAGAAAACAGGCGTTTTCATCTTGATTCTATTTCTGCGTGTTTCGAAAGACAGAATTCAAGCCACTTCAGGATGCGACACTGTCCAATACACACATGTCACGACGTTTGACAATCAGCTGTTTTCAAGGTGGTGGTTGTGGCAAAGATCATCAGTGAACAGAAATGAATGTGCCTCCTTTTGTCTCCTAGAGACAACTTGCGTCACCTTTCAAGTGAACTCGGAAGGAACAGTATGTCGAGGCTACGCAGTCGCCTTTAACGAGAACTCTGCAAGTGAATCAGCACCGGGATATATGCTGTATGTGACAGAAAAAG CTCAAGGCTTTATTGGATCTACGTGTCAAAACAACGCAGACTGTTACGTCACAGGTTCCGTCTGTGTCAATTCCGAGTGCATGTGTGACCCCGGCCTTTCATTCTCACCTCAACAGAAGTCATGTGTTGCAA CTTGTACAGAGTACGGTCCTCATTACACTACAATACGTGGCTATTATATCGGCGGAAACAACATGGCTACCTACACCGGCGTGACTGAACAACAGTGCATGGACCACTGCACCACCCACACCGCCTTTGTCTGTCGATCAGCTGACAGGCGTGCCTCTGACGGGAGATGTGACCTCACCACCAAAACTCTCCTGACTGTTTCCTCATCTGACTACAGAATAGAATCTGATCCTACAGTTATGGTTCAGTTTTCCCGAGATTGCAAAGCATGA